A genome region from Deinococcus planocerae includes the following:
- a CDS encoding TetR family transcriptional regulator — protein sequence MTQDGNSATPSSRRGRRPGASGTRQAILDAARTRFAEDGYAAATIRKIAADAGVNAALVMQFFGSKEELFGAVMSISPEALARIAQAFSGPRNVLGERVTRACLALGEGEPQDGESLLAMLRAAISNPQAAAQLREFLQARLVNHITPDLPDVGEATLRAGLASSMLIGVIVGRRIVQVPALAGEDLESVIRMVSPAIQAILTAKPESGSQTS from the coding sequence GTGACTCAGGATGGAAACAGCGCAACGCCGTCATCACGTCGGGGTCGGCGACCGGGGGCGAGTGGAACCCGGCAGGCCATCCTGGACGCGGCACGTACACGCTTCGCTGAGGACGGATACGCGGCCGCGACCATCCGCAAGATCGCGGCGGACGCGGGCGTGAATGCGGCCCTGGTCATGCAGTTCTTTGGCTCGAAAGAGGAGTTGTTTGGGGCCGTCATGTCCATTTCGCCGGAAGCTCTGGCACGGATCGCGCAGGCATTCAGCGGGCCAAGGAATGTGCTCGGGGAACGCGTGACCCGAGCTTGCCTGGCGCTGGGGGAGGGTGAGCCGCAAGACGGCGAGTCCCTTCTGGCGATGCTGCGCGCGGCCATCTCCAATCCGCAGGCGGCGGCTCAGCTTCGGGAATTTCTACAGGCCCGCCTCGTGAACCACATCACTCCAGACTTACCAGACGTAGGCGAAGCAACCCTGCGGGCCGGGCTCGCGTCGTCCATGCTGATCGGTGTAATTGTCGGGCGGCGCATCGTCCAGGTCCCGGCGCTCGCCGGGGAAGACCTTGAGTCTGTCATCCGCATGGTCTCCCCCGCCATCCAGGCCATCCTGACAGCGAAGCCGGAGAGTGGGAGCCAGACAAGCTGA
- a CDS encoding ABC transporter substrate-binding protein, with amino-acid sequence MKKPLGLTLLLGLTVALAQQAPQRGGSITVSYKDDVTTLDPAIGYDYQNWPMEKMVFDALLDYKPGSTTLEPRLAAKMPEVSKDGKTYTFTLRKGVKFHNGRTMTADDVKYTLERLLDPRTKSPGQSFYTGIQGAQAFVDGKAKSVTGIQVLAPDRVRITLTAPNAAFLNIMAMNFAFIVPKEAVAAAKGDFGHKPVGTGPFKLTSWVSGQQLKFDRNPNYFMAGLPSLDNVTVKVGLDPSVAFLSLQRGEVDLLGDGIPPAQFLQVTRDPKFKPNIVSKTSVNTTYLSLNTGVKPLNDVRVRRAINQAVNKTKILRIINGRGVVAQGVLPPLMPGYDKNERGYAYDPAKAKALLAAAGFPNGFETTLYTNSTDPNPRIAQSIQQDLAQVGIRVQIKSLAQSSVIDAAGTPKTVPMVWSGGMAWTQDYPDPSDFYWPILSCKSAVQGGWNWPMYCDKALDARADRADRMVAPGQRNARLAEYGKIFAALNKQAVWVPVYHEVRYMMKSDRLVGDVNNLVDPTHLINYERLSVRK; translated from the coding sequence ATGAAAAAGCCCCTCGGTCTGACGCTCCTCCTCGGCCTCACCGTCGCGCTCGCCCAGCAGGCGCCGCAGCGGGGCGGCTCCATCACCGTCTCCTACAAGGACGACGTGACGACCCTCGACCCCGCCATCGGGTACGACTACCAGAACTGGCCGATGGAGAAGATGGTCTTTGACGCCCTGCTCGACTACAAGCCCGGCTCGACGACCCTGGAGCCCCGCCTCGCCGCGAAGATGCCCGAGGTGTCGAAGGACGGGAAGACGTACACCTTCACCTTGAGGAAGGGCGTCAAGTTCCACAACGGGCGCACGATGACGGCGGACGACGTGAAGTACACGCTGGAGCGGCTGCTCGACCCCAGGACGAAAAGCCCCGGACAGAGCTTCTACACCGGGATTCAGGGGGCCCAGGCGTTCGTGGACGGCAAGGCGAAGAGCGTCACCGGCATCCAGGTTCTCGCGCCCGACCGGGTGCGGATCACCCTGACCGCGCCGAACGCCGCCTTCCTCAACATCATGGCGATGAACTTCGCCTTCATCGTGCCGAAGGAGGCGGTGGCCGCGGCGAAGGGGGACTTCGGGCACAAGCCGGTGGGGACGGGGCCCTTCAAGCTCACCTCCTGGGTCTCCGGGCAGCAGCTCAAGTTCGACCGCAACCCGAACTACTTCATGGCGGGGCTGCCCTCCCTCGACAACGTGACCGTCAAGGTGGGCCTCGACCCCTCCGTGGCCTTCCTGAGCCTCCAGCGCGGCGAGGTGGACCTCCTCGGGGACGGCATCCCGCCCGCCCAGTTCCTTCAGGTCACCCGTGACCCGAAGTTCAAGCCCAACATCGTCTCCAAAACGTCGGTCAACACGACGTACCTGAGCCTCAACACGGGCGTGAAGCCCCTGAACGACGTGCGGGTGCGGCGGGCGATCAACCAGGCGGTCAACAAGACCAAGATTCTGCGGATCATCAACGGGCGCGGCGTGGTCGCCCAGGGGGTGCTGCCGCCCCTGATGCCGGGGTATGACAAGAACGAGCGCGGCTACGCCTACGACCCGGCGAAGGCGAAGGCGCTCCTCGCGGCGGCGGGCTTCCCGAACGGCTTCGAGACGACCCTCTACACCAACTCCACCGACCCCAACCCGCGCATCGCGCAGAGCATCCAGCAGGACCTCGCGCAGGTCGGGATCAGGGTGCAGATCAAGAGCCTCGCACAGAGCAGCGTGATCGACGCGGCGGGCACCCCGAAGACGGTGCCGATGGTGTGGTCGGGCGGCATGGCCTGGACCCAGGACTACCCCGACCCCAGCGACTTCTACTGGCCGATCCTGTCGTGCAAGAGCGCCGTGCAGGGCGGCTGGAACTGGCCGATGTACTGCGACAAGGCGCTCGACGCCCGCGCTGACCGGGCCGACCGCATGGTGGCCCCGGGGCAGAGAAACGCCCGCCTCGCCGAGTACGGTAAAATCTTTGCGGCTTTGAACAAGCAGGCGGTGTGGGTCCCCGTCTACCACGAGGTCCGCTACATGATGAAGTCCGACCGACTGGTGGGCGACGTGAACAATCTCGTGGACCCCACCCACCTCATCAACTACGAGCGCCTGTCGGTGCGGAAGTAA
- a CDS encoding ABC transporter permease yields MLPFAVSRLFQSFGVLLVASVLTFGLIFLLPADPARLVAGPSASVQTVNSIRHELGLDRPFLVQYGRYLGGLVRGDLGRSYKQQSGVSSLIASRIGPTFQLMLGAIVLELLLGLPLGIWAALRRGRWPDRLVMGFAFLGASAPQFWLGLSLVYLLAYGLNLFPLGGYGGLSHLFLPALTLGLGGAGWYARMMRSSLLDVLSRDFVRTARAKGLAPTRVIVRHALRNAVTPIVTMIGLDIGAFMGGVVVVESVFGWPGLGRLVWDAIRVVDIPVIVGVVIFSALVITLGNLLADLVQLVIDPRVRYA; encoded by the coding sequence ATGCTGCCGTTCGCGGTCTCGCGCCTGTTCCAGAGCTTCGGGGTCCTGCTGGTCGCGTCCGTCCTTACCTTCGGGTTGATCTTCCTGCTGCCCGCCGACCCCGCCCGGCTCGTCGCGGGGCCGAGCGCCAGCGTCCAGACCGTAAACAGCATCCGGCACGAACTCGGGCTCGACCGCCCTTTTCTCGTGCAGTACGGGCGCTATCTGGGCGGGCTGGTGCGCGGCGACCTGGGGCGCTCGTACAAGCAGCAGTCGGGGGTGAGTTCGCTGATCGCCTCGCGGATCGGGCCGACCTTCCAGCTCATGCTGGGGGCCATCGTGCTCGAACTCCTCCTCGGGCTGCCGCTGGGGATCTGGGCGGCCCTGCGGCGGGGGCGCTGGCCCGACCGCCTGGTGATGGGCTTCGCCTTTCTGGGAGCGTCGGCGCCGCAGTTCTGGCTGGGCCTGAGCCTGGTGTATCTGCTCGCCTACGGGCTGAACCTTTTCCCGCTCGGGGGGTACGGCGGGCTCTCGCACCTGTTCCTACCTGCCCTGACCCTGGGGCTCGGCGGCGCGGGGTGGTACGCGCGGATGATGCGCTCCAGCCTGCTCGACGTGCTTTCCCGCGACTTCGTTCGCACGGCCCGCGCCAAGGGCCTCGCGCCTACCCGGGTGATCGTCCGGCACGCCCTGCGCAACGCCGTCACGCCCATCGTCACCATGATCGGCCTCGACATCGGCGCCTTCATGGGCGGCGTGGTCGTCGTGGAGAGCGTCTTCGGGTGGCCGGGGCTGGGCAGGCTGGTGTGGGACGCGATCCGCGTGGTGGACATTCCCGTCATCGTCGGCGTGGTGATTTTCAGCGCGCTCGTGATCACGCTGGGGAACCTGCTGGCGGACCTCGTGCAGCTCGTGATCGATCCGCGGGTCAGGTACGCGTGA
- a CDS encoding type IV toxin-antitoxin system AbiEi family antitoxin domain-containing protein has product MSPPSHQSRAQQLFELADAQARYFTARQALDLGYAYPTQHHYQRVGHWQRAGHGLYRLTAYPITEHEQLAGLTLWSRTRSGETQAAPSPTTPP; this is encoded by the coding sequence ATGTCACCCCCTTCCCACCAGAGCCGGGCACAGCAGCTCTTCGAGCTGGCCGACGCGCAGGCCAGGTACTTCACGGCCCGGCAGGCCCTGGACCTCGGGTACGCCTACCCGACCCAGCACCACTATCAGCGGGTCGGCCACTGGCAGCGCGCCGGGCACGGCCTCTACCGCCTCACCGCCTACCCCATCACCGAGCACGAGCAGCTCGCCGGGCTTACCCTCTGGAGCCGCACCCGTTCCGGGGAGACCCAGGCCGCCCCGTCTCCCACGACACCGCCCTGA
- a CDS encoding acetamidase/formamidase family protein — MTTRPKCTIHDHHFGWDNSLPPKLEVEPGEVIEFEVVDSSGGQFTRASTHNDVSVLDFAKVNPVTGPIFVRGAEPGDALTVDILDFRPSGFGWTAAIPGFGLLSDDFPEPYLKLWHYGETTAEFLPGIEIPVRPFPGTIGNAPAESGHHSVVPPRAVGGNMDIRDLTAGSTLLLPVAVPGALFSVGDTHAAQGDGEVCGTAIESAMHVTLRFGLQKGANLPTPRFSTPGAVTSHIDRMGYHVTTGIGPDLFAASRDATRFMVDFMAGEYGLNPVDAYLLCSVAADLRISEIVDAPNWLVSLYLPRAIFQ, encoded by the coding sequence ATGACGACGCGCCCGAAATGCACCATCCACGACCACCACTTCGGCTGGGACAACAGCCTGCCGCCCAAGCTGGAGGTCGAGCCCGGCGAGGTCATCGAGTTCGAGGTGGTGGACTCCAGCGGCGGCCAGTTCACCCGGGCGTCCACGCACAACGACGTGAGCGTCCTCGACTTCGCCAAGGTGAACCCCGTCACCGGCCCGATCTTCGTGCGGGGGGCCGAGCCGGGGGACGCCCTCACCGTGGATATCCTCGACTTCCGTCCCTCGGGCTTCGGGTGGACGGCAGCGATTCCCGGCTTCGGGCTGCTGTCGGACGACTTTCCCGAGCCGTACCTCAAGCTCTGGCACTACGGGGAGACGACCGCGGAGTTCCTGCCGGGGATCGAGATTCCTGTGCGGCCCTTTCCGGGCACCATCGGGAACGCGCCCGCAGAAAGTGGGCACCACTCGGTCGTGCCGCCGCGCGCGGTGGGCGGCAACATGGACATCCGCGACCTGACGGCGGGCTCGACCCTGCTCCTCCCCGTCGCGGTGCCGGGGGCGCTGTTCTCGGTGGGCGACACCCACGCGGCGCAGGGGGACGGCGAGGTGTGCGGCACGGCCATCGAGTCGGCCATGCACGTCACGCTGCGCTTCGGGCTCCAGAAGGGGGCGAACCTGCCCACGCCGCGCTTCTCCACGCCGGGGGCGGTCACGTCGCACATCGACCGGATGGGCTACCACGTCACGACCGGCATCGGCCCCGACCTCTTCGCCGCCTCGCGGGACGCGACCCGCTTCATGGTGGACTTCATGGCGGGGGAGTACGGCCTGAACCCGGTGGACGCCTACCTGCTGTGCAGCGTCGCGGCAGACCTGCGGATCAGCGAGATCGTCGACGCCCCCAACTGGCTGGTGAGCCTCTACCTGCCCCGGGCGATCTTCCAGTAG
- a CDS encoding CocE/NonD family hydrolase: MTDEKKVFVPSHPLEPGDRYGVLSNFEPGTRILPAGFQIAPPFRPLPVDIVFEKDVAVGMRDGVTIYADIFRPVTSEKVPVLVAWSPYGKGQGTSRSVMGVFGLVGLDNRVVSGLAKFEAPDPAYWCAHGYAICNPDPRGIGHSHSDSAMFGRQEGQDCHDLIEWLATQDWCSGKVAMSGTSYLAVAQWFTAAEQPPHLAAINPVEGFSDVYRDLVARGGIPDTGFAGMLQENSYWGQGQKEDILTEAERYPLMNDLWEDKTPRFDQITVPAYVVASYTNTLHTAGTFRAWRRMASAEKWLRIHNGQEWPDYYDEANTEDLRRFFDHYLKDENNGWEETPRVRYALHDMAGGDRVGLTAGEFPPEGVAATRYFLDGRTRTLRTESPAAEVPAVYDAQGNPGLVSFTLGFEEETVLVGYPKAHLWVEARGADDLELFVLVQKLNAQGTALTQFTVPNRSAMIQDLTERGASVLRYKGVPGQLRVSMRHLDETRSTEDVPEHTFDRVEKLEPGQIVDVEIDLFPVGLVFSPGEQLRLVISAQRPQGPMMPGVRDYVAQNSGQHVIHTGGPRASYLQLPVKTR, translated from the coding sequence ATGACCGATGAGAAGAAGGTCTTCGTGCCGTCCCACCCCCTGGAGCCGGGTGACCGGTACGGCGTGCTGAGCAACTTCGAGCCCGGCACCCGAATCCTCCCGGCGGGTTTCCAGATCGCGCCCCCGTTTCGTCCCCTGCCGGTGGACATCGTGTTTGAAAAGGACGTTGCGGTGGGGATGCGCGACGGCGTAACCATTTACGCCGACATCTTTCGGCCCGTGACCTCCGAGAAGGTGCCCGTGCTGGTGGCCTGGAGTCCCTACGGCAAGGGTCAGGGCACCTCACGAAGCGTCATGGGCGTCTTCGGGCTGGTCGGCCTGGACAACCGGGTGGTGTCGGGGCTGGCGAAGTTCGAGGCGCCCGATCCGGCCTACTGGTGCGCCCACGGCTACGCCATCTGCAACCCCGATCCCAGAGGCATTGGGCACTCCCATAGCGACAGCGCCATGTTCGGCCGCCAGGAAGGTCAGGATTGCCACGACCTGATCGAGTGGCTCGCCACCCAGGACTGGTGCAGTGGCAAGGTGGCGATGAGCGGCACCTCGTACCTGGCGGTCGCGCAGTGGTTCACCGCCGCCGAGCAGCCCCCCCACCTGGCGGCCATCAATCCAGTGGAGGGCTTCAGCGACGTCTACCGCGACCTCGTGGCACGCGGCGGCATACCCGATACCGGCTTTGCCGGGATGCTCCAGGAGAACAGCTACTGGGGCCAGGGCCAGAAGGAGGACATCCTCACCGAGGCCGAGCGTTATCCCCTCATGAACGACCTGTGGGAGGACAAGACCCCGCGCTTTGACCAGATTACCGTCCCGGCCTATGTCGTCGCCAGCTACACCAACACGCTGCACACCGCCGGCACCTTCCGGGCCTGGCGCAGGATGGCCTCCGCGGAGAAGTGGCTGCGCATCCACAACGGCCAGGAATGGCCCGACTACTACGACGAGGCCAATACCGAGGACCTGCGCCGCTTCTTCGACCACTACCTGAAGGATGAGAACAACGGCTGGGAGGAGACGCCCCGGGTCCGCTACGCCCTGCACGACATGGCGGGCGGGGACCGCGTGGGGCTGACGGCGGGCGAGTTTCCGCCGGAGGGGGTCGCCGCCACCCGGTACTTCCTGGACGGCCGGACCCGCACGCTCCGCACCGAGTCGCCCGCCGCCGAGGTGCCCGCCGTCTACGATGCGCAGGGCAACCCTGGCCTGGTCTCCTTCACCCTGGGGTTCGAGGAGGAGACCGTGCTCGTCGGCTACCCCAAGGCGCACCTGTGGGTGGAGGCCAGAGGAGCCGACGATCTGGAACTTTTTGTGCTGGTGCAGAAGTTGAACGCTCAGGGGACGGCCCTCACGCAGTTTACCGTGCCCAACCGGAGCGCGATGATCCAGGACCTCACCGAGCGGGGCGCGTCGGTGCTGCGCTACAAGGGGGTGCCGGGTCAGCTCCGCGTGTCGATGCGGCACCTCGACGAGACGCGCTCCACGGAGGACGTGCCCGAGCACACCTTCGACCGGGTGGAGAAGCTGGAGCCCGGTCAGATCGTGGACGTGGAGATCGACCTCTTCCCGGTCGGCCTGGTGTTCTCCCCGGGCGAGCAACTCCGGCTGGTCATCAGCGCGCAGCGACCACAGGGACCGATGATGCCGGGGGTCCGTGACTACGTGGCGCAGAACAGCGGGCAGCACGTCATCCACACGGGTGGACCTCGCGCCTCATACCTTCAGCTTCCCGTCAAAACCAGGTAA
- a CDS encoding nucleotidyl transferase AbiEii/AbiGii toxin family protein, translating into MRFATAASFRISLDTRLLDRARREGKDVNRLRTQVAFERFLMQGDWVLKGGYALEVRLHDRARSTLDLDLNAGTASSLLGALQDAVRLPVGDHFDFAVRAQGPGLVGPPEGGQRFHVEARLAGRPFARFHVDLGQGDVLTQPPEWTKGQTDLSFADLPRSRLRVYPLACHFAEKVHAYPWPRERQTRVKDLVDLALLLTLDVPSSAETWAAVESTFAQYATPPLPETWPPAPADWAERFQELAGSAGLEPPDLAPWEKRLTAFWRQLRSPG; encoded by the coding sequence ATGAGGTTCGCCACCGCCGCCAGCTTCAGGATTTCTCTGGACACCCGCTTGCTGGACCGGGCCCGGCGGGAAGGCAAGGACGTCAACCGCCTGCGGACCCAGGTGGCCTTCGAGCGCTTCCTCATGCAGGGGGATTGGGTGCTCAAGGGTGGGTACGCGCTAGAAGTCCGGCTCCACGACCGCGCCCGTTCCACCCTCGACCTCGACCTGAATGCTGGGACCGCCTCCAGCCTGCTGGGCGCCCTGCAAGACGCCGTGCGGCTTCCGGTCGGGGACCACTTCGATTTCGCGGTCCGGGCGCAGGGGCCGGGTCTGGTGGGGCCCCCAGAGGGTGGTCAGCGCTTTCACGTGGAGGCCCGGCTGGCGGGGCGGCCCTTTGCACGCTTCCACGTGGATCTGGGCCAGGGGGATGTGCTCACCCAACCCCCGGAGTGGACCAAGGGGCAGACCGACCTCTCTTTTGCGGACCTCCCGCGCAGCCGCCTGCGGGTGTATCCCCTGGCGTGCCACTTCGCGGAGAAGGTGCATGCCTATCCCTGGCCCCGCGAGCGGCAGACCCGGGTCAAGGACCTGGTGGACCTCGCCCTGCTGCTGACCCTGGATGTGCCCTCGTCCGCAGAAACGTGGGCGGCTGTTGAGAGCACCTTCGCGCAGTACGCGACGCCTCCGCTCCCGGAAACGTGGCCGCCCGCTCCGGCGGACTGGGCCGAGCGGTTTCAGGAACTGGCGGGCAGTGCGGGTCTGGAACCACCCGACTTGGCTCCCTGGGAGAAGCGGCTCACGGCCTTCTGGAGGCAACTGCGTTCTCCGGGGTGA
- a CDS encoding HupE/UreJ family protein, translated as MILVSAIHALRPIFPGREMVVAGGFGLIHGLAFSYTLAELNLNPWQTALSLLGLNLGIEAMQLIVIAVTMPWLILLAQTRLYSPVRVVGASLAVLASLC; from the coding sequence TTGATCCTGGTATCGGCCATCCACGCCCTGCGGCCGATCTTTCCCGGACGGGAGATGGTCGTGGCGGGGGGCTTCGGGCTGATCCACGGCCTGGCCTTCTCGTACACGCTGGCGGAGCTCAACCTCAACCCCTGGCAGACGGCGCTGAGCCTGCTGGGCTTGAACTTGGGGATTGAGGCGATGCAGCTCATCGTCATCGCCGTGACGATGCCCTGGCTGATCTTGCTGGCACAAACCAGGCTGTATTCCCCCGTGCGCGTGGTGGGGGCCTCACTCGCCGTCCTGGCGTCGCTATGCTGA
- a CDS encoding MATE family efflux transporter: protein MPEAPAPADTPNAAPAGGLAPQGSTRELAALAWPLVLSNLAYTAVGFTDTLYMGRLGVLEVGAVGLGSLVLFTVALPFRSALGTAATFVARSLGSGDPAGLRRWAGVFLSLSLTGLPLLLIAPGLIGGLLRLLDPGPDILGVARTYAVIRSLELPLLLLGSASLAVMLGLGNTRTPMLLSWMLVGVNAALAGLFVFGFHWGVAGAAWGSMISVSLQGVLAFGLLLRMYRPQYGRLWFVRLNRTESRSVARVSLPAGLTDLADVGAFTTFLGIIARLGPTELAASQIANQFASFGFLPAFALSASTSSLLSRALGAGRPDLAARIGWRGAALSAGGMLPLTLAFLLIPSTLIGLFNRDPDVLALGASVLAVMAGYQLIDGVGIVLGGALTGAGDTRFRLLVTLGGAWLVMVPGAAWLTPRYGVTGAWGAALGYIVLLSVGYAWRFWSGRWRQATL from the coding sequence GTGCCCGAAGCTCCCGCCCCTGCCGACACCCCCAACGCCGCGCCCGCCGGGGGGCTGGCCCCGCAGGGCAGCACCCGGGAGCTGGCGGCGCTCGCCTGGCCGCTGGTCCTGAGCAATCTGGCCTACACCGCCGTGGGCTTTACCGACACGCTGTACATGGGCCGCCTGGGCGTGCTGGAGGTGGGCGCGGTGGGCCTGGGGTCGCTGGTGCTGTTCACGGTGGCCCTGCCCTTCCGCAGCGCCCTGGGCACCGCCGCCACCTTCGTGGCACGCTCGCTGGGCTCGGGCGATCCGGCGGGCCTCCGGCGCTGGGCGGGCGTCTTCCTGAGTCTGTCCTTGACCGGCCTGCCGCTGCTCCTGATCGCGCCCGGGCTGATCGGCGGCCTGCTGCGGCTGCTCGACCCCGGCCCCGACATCCTGGGAGTGGCCCGGACCTACGCGGTCATCCGCAGCCTGGAACTGCCGCTGCTCTTGCTCGGCAGCGCCTCCCTGGCGGTGATGCTGGGCCTGGGCAACACCCGCACGCCGATGCTGCTGTCGTGGATGCTCGTGGGAGTCAACGCGGCGCTGGCAGGCCTGTTCGTGTTCGGCTTCCACTGGGGCGTGGCGGGCGCGGCCTGGGGGAGCATGATCTCGGTCAGTCTCCAGGGGGTCCTGGCCTTTGGGCTGCTGCTGCGGATGTACCGCCCCCAGTACGGGCGGCTGTGGTTCGTGCGGCTCAACCGGACGGAGTCGCGCTCGGTGGCGCGGGTCTCGCTGCCCGCCGGACTCACCGACCTGGCGGACGTGGGGGCCTTCACCACCTTCCTGGGCATCATCGCCCGGTTGGGCCCCACCGAACTGGCCGCCTCGCAGATCGCCAACCAGTTCGCCTCGTTCGGGTTCCTGCCGGCGTTCGCCCTGAGTGCGAGCACCTCCAGCCTGCTGTCGCGGGCGCTGGGGGCGGGGCGGCCCGATCTGGCGGCCCGTATCGGCTGGCGTGGGGCGGCGCTGTCGGCGGGGGGCATGCTGCCGCTCACCCTGGCCTTCCTGCTGATTCCGAGCACCCTGATCGGGCTGTTCAACCGTGATCCCGATGTGCTGGCGCTGGGGGCGTCGGTGCTGGCGGTCATGGCGGGGTATCAACTGATCGACGGCGTGGGCATCGTGCTGGGGGGAGCGCTCACGGGGGCGGGGGATACCCGCTTCCGGCTGCTCGTCACGTTGGGCGGCGCGTGGCTGGTGATGGTGCCGGGGGCCGCGTGGCTGACGCCCCGCTACGGGGTGACGGGCGCCTGGGGGGCGGCGCTGGGGTACATCGTGCTGCTCTCAGTGGGTTACGCCTGGCGGTTTTGGTCCGGGCGGTGGCGCCAGGCCACCCTCTGA
- a CDS encoding RNase H family protein: protein MADTPRLAAVRLVTDGACSGTSRPGGWARLLSSGPHTRGLWGGEPQTTNNRMELTALLEGLRALKRPCQVHVVSDSRYLIDAFEQGWLVGLPCLN, encoded by the coding sequence GTGGCAGACACGCCCCGCCTTGCCGCCGTGCGCCTCGTGACCGACGGGGCGTGCTCGGGCACTTCTCGCCCCGGCGGCTGGGCCCGCCTCCTCTCCAGCGGCCCCCACACCCGCGGACTTTGGGGCGGGGAGCCTCAGACCACCAACAACCGCATGGAACTCACGGCCCTGCTGGAAGGGCTGCGGGCCCTCAAGCGGCCTTGCCAGGTTCACGTCGTCAGCGACTCCCGGTACCTCATTGACGCCTTCGAGCAGGGGTGGCTGGTCGGGTTGCCCTGCCTCAACTGA